A section of the Microbacterium sp. MM2322 genome encodes:
- a CDS encoding HAD-IIA family hydrolase: protein MGLFSRSRPTPLDGVDLVLADLDGVVYAGDSAIPHAVEALTASRAQRPLAYITNNASRRDSVVAAHLTDLGLETQPREVVTSPQAAVRLLRDKVPAGATILVVGGDGLVFELEKAGYAVTRSADDRPAAVVQGFAPEVGWAQLAEAAYALALPEDEGGIPWIATNTDWTIPQSRGIAPGNGTLVSAVHTAVGRLATVAGKPERPIFDEAVARFGAQHPLFIGDRLDTDIAGAQAAGIESVLVLTGIDRPKHVLAAPTVSRPTYIVGDLRELHEPYPETIVKGDVTTVGGASVRIDGPDVHIVSEGDRPVDLVRAGAAAIWATGRAIYGFRVPERLYADPFHRR, encoded by the coding sequence ATGGGACTCTTCTCCCGCTCTCGGCCCACTCCGCTGGACGGCGTCGATCTGGTCCTCGCGGATCTGGACGGCGTCGTCTATGCCGGTGACTCCGCGATCCCGCACGCCGTCGAAGCGTTGACAGCGTCCCGCGCTCAGCGGCCGCTCGCCTACATCACGAACAACGCCTCGCGGCGTGACAGCGTCGTGGCGGCGCATCTCACCGACCTCGGTCTCGAGACGCAGCCGCGCGAAGTGGTCACGAGCCCCCAGGCTGCGGTCCGACTTCTGCGCGACAAGGTGCCGGCCGGTGCGACGATCCTGGTCGTCGGCGGGGACGGACTCGTCTTCGAGCTCGAGAAGGCGGGGTACGCGGTGACGCGGAGCGCAGACGATAGGCCTGCGGCCGTCGTCCAGGGCTTCGCACCCGAAGTCGGTTGGGCACAGCTCGCCGAAGCCGCCTACGCCCTCGCGCTGCCCGAAGACGAGGGGGGCATCCCGTGGATCGCGACGAACACCGACTGGACGATCCCGCAGTCTCGCGGCATCGCACCGGGTAACGGCACGCTCGTGTCCGCGGTCCACACCGCCGTCGGTCGCCTTGCGACCGTCGCGGGAAAGCCCGAACGGCCGATCTTCGACGAAGCGGTCGCGCGGTTCGGGGCGCAGCATCCACTCTTCATCGGCGACCGGCTCGACACCGACATCGCCGGCGCTCAGGCAGCCGGAATCGAATCGGTCCTCGTGCTCACGGGAATCGATCGGCCCAAGCACGTCCTTGCGGCACCGACAGTCTCGCGTCCGACGTACATCGTCGGCGACCTGCGGGAACTCCACGAGCCGTACCCCGAGACGATCGTCAAGGGCGATGTGACCACGGTCGGCGGCGCCTCTGTGCGGATCGATGGACCTGACGTGCACATCGTCTCGGAGGGGGATCGCCCCGTCGACCTCGTCCGTGCCGGCGCAGCTGCCATCTGGGCCACCGGTCGCGCGATCTACGGTTTCCGTGTGCCGGAGCGCCTGTACGCCGACCCGTTCCACCGCCGCTGA
- a CDS encoding NAD kinase, whose translation MTDATRNILVVAHALRENTVAGARRVVAAIHDAGLQPVVPGDDPELAAVLGDLDTVVLGEGGVDVSDIEVAIVLGGDGTILRAAELVRAASVPLLGVNMGHVGFLAELEADDLDEAIGRALARDYEIHERMTLSVEVRDSAGGLVYSTWALNEATVEKASRERMLEVMIEIDDRPLSSFGCDGVVVATPTGSTAYNFSAGGPVVWPSVQALCLVPLSAHALFARPVVLGPETAVSIDVLERNQGLGVLWCDGRRSHDLPPGARVIVRRSGRPVRLARLHRSAFTDRLVRKFQLPIAGWRGGAETAL comes from the coding sequence ATGACCGACGCGACGCGCAACATCCTCGTGGTGGCGCACGCGCTGCGCGAGAACACCGTCGCAGGCGCCCGGCGCGTCGTCGCGGCCATTCACGATGCCGGCCTCCAACCGGTCGTTCCGGGGGATGACCCCGAACTCGCCGCGGTCCTCGGCGACCTCGACACCGTCGTCCTCGGCGAGGGCGGCGTCGACGTCTCCGACATCGAGGTCGCCATCGTCCTCGGCGGCGACGGCACGATCCTCCGCGCGGCGGAGCTGGTGCGGGCGGCATCCGTGCCCCTTCTCGGCGTCAACATGGGACACGTCGGGTTCCTCGCGGAGCTCGAGGCGGATGACCTCGACGAGGCGATCGGGCGGGCACTCGCGCGCGACTACGAGATCCATGAGCGGATGACGCTGTCGGTCGAGGTCCGTGACTCCGCCGGTGGCCTCGTGTACTCGACTTGGGCGCTCAACGAAGCGACCGTCGAGAAGGCGTCCCGTGAGCGGATGCTCGAAGTCATGATTGAGATCGACGACCGGCCGCTGTCATCCTTCGGGTGCGACGGCGTCGTCGTCGCGACCCCTACCGGATCGACCGCCTACAACTTCTCGGCAGGCGGACCTGTCGTCTGGCCGTCGGTGCAGGCACTCTGCCTCGTGCCGCTGTCCGCGCACGCCCTCTTCGCGCGCCCTGTCGTCCTCGGCCCCGAGACCGCTGTCTCGATCGATGTCCTCGAGCGCAATCAGGGTCTCGGCGTGCTCTGGTGCGATGGGCGCCGTTCTCATGACCTTCCGCCCGGCGCACGCGTCATCGTGCGGCGGTCGGGGCGTCCGGTGCGCCTGGCCCGTCTGCACCGGTCCGCGTTCACCGACCGCCTCGTGCGCAAGTTCCAGCTCCCCATCGCCGGCTGGCGCGGCGGCGCGGAGACAGCACTGTGA
- a CDS encoding TlyA family RNA methyltransferase, with translation MSTRLDAAVAARGLARSRTHAAQLIDAGLVSVDGHPVVKSSVKVGDDQVIEVAASDHYVSRAAHKLIAALDAFDVDPSGRVALDMGASTGGFTQVLVERGATRVLAVDVGHGQLSAEVAGLPEVISVEGFNVRHMTPTSLAEASGSADVPSLVTGDLSFISLTHVLPAAASVCDPRGDLVLLIKPQFEVGRTGVREGLVTDAGRRADAVATVLWAAWDAGLGTHGVIASPIAGTHGNREFLAHLRPGTSDDVNPTQWLDTVNRLAGAA, from the coding sequence ATGAGCACCCGCCTCGACGCGGCTGTCGCCGCTCGCGGGCTCGCGCGTAGCCGCACGCACGCGGCGCAACTCATCGATGCCGGCCTGGTGAGCGTCGACGGGCACCCCGTGGTGAAGTCCTCCGTGAAGGTCGGCGACGATCAGGTGATCGAGGTCGCGGCATCCGATCACTACGTGAGCCGCGCTGCGCACAAGCTCATCGCCGCCCTCGACGCCTTCGACGTCGACCCGTCTGGACGCGTCGCCCTCGACATGGGCGCCTCCACGGGAGGGTTCACCCAGGTCCTCGTCGAGCGCGGCGCAACCCGGGTACTCGCTGTGGACGTCGGGCACGGCCAGCTCTCCGCGGAGGTTGCCGGGCTCCCCGAGGTCATCTCGGTCGAAGGCTTCAACGTGCGGCACATGACACCGACGTCTCTCGCAGAGGCGAGCGGCTCGGCAGACGTTCCTTCGCTCGTCACCGGCGACCTCTCCTTCATCTCCCTCACTCACGTCCTGCCCGCGGCGGCCTCGGTCTGCGATCCCCGCGGCGATCTCGTGCTGCTGATCAAGCCGCAGTTCGAAGTCGGACGCACCGGCGTCCGAGAAGGACTGGTGACGGATGCCGGGCGCCGGGCCGACGCCGTCGCCACCGTCCTCTGGGCGGCCTGGGATGCCGGCCTCGGCACTCACGGCGTGATCGCGTCCCCGATCGCGGGAACCCACGGCAATCGCGAGTTCCTCGCACATCTCCGTCCCGGGACGAGCGACGACGTGAATCCGACACAATGGTTGGACACCGTGAACCGACTGGCGGGAGCCGCATGA
- the recN gene encoding DNA repair protein RecN, with product MIEQIRLRDLGVIAGATLPIGAGFTAITGETGAGKTMVVTGLGLLLGQRADSGAVRAGADQAAVDGVWIVPEDGPIVDRVRDAGGDVEPIGNGRAELYLGRTLSSEGRSRATVGGRTAPAGVLADLADQLVVVHGQSDQLRLTSATAQREALDRFGGAPVAEALTRYREVWDAWRTAAAELETLTTEQSARAREADELRAAIADIESVDPQPGEDVELAQRADRLANAEELRIAAATAHTALSNEDDLPDVQALLAEARRALERAAGSDEVLRGHAAAIEELGYRVADVAGDLSGYLADLDEGGPHELAAVEGRRAVLGALIRVHGSLDEALTLLATGSARLVELDDDSDRIERLTADRDRLRDDLDARAAELTDARRAAASRLGEAVTEELRHLALPDARLTVAVEPGPEAAHGRDVVTIQLAPHPGASPRPVARGASGGELSRVMLAIEVVIAATDPVPTFVFDEVDAGIGGAAAIEVGRRLAKLAETSQVIAVTHLAQVAAFAGNHLSVVKSNDGSVTASSVRRLEGEERAAEMARLLSGMADSDAALDHARELLALGRAR from the coding sequence GTGATCGAGCAGATCCGCCTTCGCGATCTCGGCGTGATCGCGGGGGCGACGTTGCCGATCGGCGCGGGCTTCACGGCGATCACGGGTGAGACCGGTGCGGGAAAGACGATGGTGGTCACGGGGCTGGGGCTTCTGCTCGGGCAGCGCGCCGATTCGGGCGCGGTGCGCGCCGGCGCGGATCAGGCCGCGGTCGACGGTGTGTGGATCGTCCCCGAAGACGGACCGATCGTGGACCGAGTGCGGGATGCCGGGGGCGACGTCGAACCCATCGGAAACGGACGAGCGGAGCTCTACCTCGGCCGCACGCTGTCGAGCGAAGGCCGCAGCCGGGCCACGGTGGGCGGCAGAACCGCACCCGCGGGCGTGCTCGCCGATCTCGCCGACCAGCTCGTCGTGGTCCACGGCCAGTCCGACCAGTTGCGGCTGACGTCCGCCACCGCGCAGCGCGAGGCGCTCGACCGCTTCGGCGGCGCCCCGGTGGCTGAAGCGCTCACGCGTTACCGCGAGGTGTGGGATGCCTGGCGCACCGCCGCCGCTGAGCTCGAGACCCTGACGACCGAGCAGAGCGCCCGCGCCCGCGAGGCGGACGAGCTCCGCGCGGCGATCGCCGACATCGAGTCGGTCGACCCGCAGCCGGGGGAGGACGTCGAGCTCGCGCAGCGCGCGGACCGCCTGGCGAACGCCGAGGAACTGCGGATCGCGGCAGCGACCGCCCACACGGCTCTCTCGAACGAGGACGACCTGCCCGATGTGCAGGCTCTCCTCGCCGAGGCCCGCCGCGCTCTCGAGCGCGCTGCCGGTTCCGATGAGGTGCTCCGCGGGCACGCCGCGGCGATCGAGGAGCTCGGGTACCGCGTGGCCGACGTCGCGGGCGACCTGAGCGGCTACCTCGCCGACCTCGACGAGGGCGGCCCCCACGAGCTTGCTGCCGTCGAGGGACGTCGCGCCGTGCTGGGTGCCCTCATCCGGGTCCACGGATCGCTCGATGAGGCATTGACGCTTCTCGCCACCGGGTCCGCGCGTCTCGTCGAACTCGATGACGACAGCGACCGGATCGAACGGCTCACCGCAGACCGCGACCGGCTCCGCGACGACCTCGATGCGCGAGCCGCCGAGCTGACGGATGCGCGGCGAGCGGCGGCATCCCGTCTCGGTGAAGCCGTGACCGAAGAGCTCCGCCACCTCGCGCTGCCCGATGCGCGACTGACGGTCGCCGTCGAACCCGGTCCGGAGGCCGCTCACGGCCGCGACGTCGTCACGATCCAGCTCGCCCCGCACCCCGGAGCGAGCCCGCGACCCGTGGCGCGCGGTGCGTCCGGGGGTGAGCTCAGCCGCGTCATGCTCGCGATCGAGGTGGTGATCGCGGCGACCGACCCCGTTCCGACGTTCGTCTTCGACGAGGTGGATGCCGGTATCGGCGGCGCCGCGGCGATCGAGGTCGGCCGGCGACTCGCGAAGCTCGCCGAGACGAGCCAGGTCATCGCCGTCACCCACCTCGCGCAGGTGGCCGCGTTCGCCGGCAACCATCTGTCGGTCGTGAAGTCGAACGACGGCTCCGTCACGGCGTCGAGCGTCCGCCGCCTCGAGGGCGAGGAGCGGGCAGCCGAGATGGCGCGCCTGCTGTCGGGGATGGCCGACTCGGATGCCGCCCTCGACCATGCGCGCGAACTGCTCGCCCTCGGCCGGGCTCGCTGA
- a CDS encoding NUDIX hydrolase — protein MTDAAPLQDDAVTVEVTQSETVFEGRVWNLRRDAFVYGDGSIVREYVDHSGAVAVLALDEEGRALLIRQYRHPVGFREWEIPAGLLDVPGEDPLEAAQRELAEEADLTAERWDVLSDFFTSPGGSDEAIRIYLARGLSVAPETFARTEEEADIEVRWVHLDEVVDAVLARKLQNPSLVIAALAAAAGRSRQWTTLGAADAQWPGRSRPVGADRPQG, from the coding sequence ATGACGGATGCCGCGCCCCTGCAGGACGACGCCGTCACCGTCGAGGTGACGCAGTCGGAGACGGTGTTCGAGGGGCGGGTGTGGAACCTGCGCCGCGATGCGTTCGTCTACGGCGACGGCTCGATCGTGCGGGAGTACGTCGATCACTCCGGCGCCGTTGCCGTGCTCGCCCTCGACGAGGAGGGACGTGCTCTCCTCATCCGTCAGTATCGCCACCCGGTCGGCTTCCGCGAATGGGAGATCCCGGCCGGATTGCTCGATGTGCCGGGGGAGGACCCGCTCGAGGCGGCCCAGCGCGAGCTCGCCGAAGAGGCCGATCTGACCGCGGAGCGCTGGGACGTCCTGTCCGACTTCTTCACGAGCCCGGGCGGCAGCGACGAGGCGATCCGCATCTACCTCGCGCGTGGTCTTTCCGTCGCCCCGGAGACGTTCGCGCGCACCGAGGAAGAGGCCGACATCGAGGTGCGCTGGGTGCACCTGGATGAGGTCGTGGACGCGGTCCTCGCGCGGAAGCTTCAGAACCCCTCGCTCGTCATCGCCGCCCTTGCGGCCGCGGCGGGACGTTCTCGGCAGTGGACGACGCTCGGCGCGGCGGACGCACAGTGGCCGGGGCGGTCGCGTCCGGTGGGCGCAGACCGACCGCAGGGCTGA
- the xerD gene encoding site-specific tyrosine recombinase XerD — protein MRLARAVDAFLRHITIERGLSAHTVSAYRRDLAGYLAWLSERGVDDTDAVTGELVTAFAAERAASDPPPASTSLARLQSAIRSFHRFLAREGIVTDDPTTKLRPPKAPMRLPKALPVDDVIRLLDAAGPAPADAAPGELIGLRDRALLELLYATGARVSEIIDLDVDDLMHGDVLRVRGKGSKERIVPVGSYARASVDAYLTRARPELSRRGRATSRAFLGARGAALSRQSAWLVIQQAAERAQIAAHVSPHTLRHSFATHLLQGGADVRVVQELLGHASVATTQIYTHVTVDALRDVYLTSHPRAR, from the coding sequence ATGAGGCTCGCGCGCGCCGTCGACGCGTTCCTCCGGCACATCACGATCGAGCGCGGCCTGTCGGCGCACACCGTCTCGGCGTACCGGCGCGACCTCGCCGGATACCTCGCGTGGTTGAGCGAACGCGGCGTCGACGACACCGACGCCGTGACGGGCGAGCTCGTCACGGCGTTCGCGGCGGAGCGCGCAGCATCCGACCCCCCTCCCGCGTCGACGTCGTTGGCACGGCTGCAGTCGGCGATTCGCAGCTTCCACCGCTTCCTGGCGCGCGAGGGCATCGTGACGGACGACCCGACGACGAAGCTCCGGCCCCCGAAGGCGCCGATGCGTCTGCCGAAGGCTCTTCCCGTGGACGACGTCATCCGGCTCCTGGATGCCGCCGGCCCTGCGCCCGCCGATGCCGCGCCCGGCGAGCTCATCGGGCTCCGCGACCGCGCTCTTCTGGAGCTCCTCTATGCGACCGGCGCGCGCGTGTCGGAGATCATCGACCTCGACGTCGACGACCTGATGCACGGCGATGTGCTGCGCGTGCGGGGGAAGGGCTCGAAGGAACGGATCGTTCCCGTCGGGTCGTACGCCCGGGCGTCGGTCGATGCCTACCTGACCCGAGCGCGGCCAGAGCTGTCGCGCCGAGGCCGCGCCACCTCGCGCGCGTTCCTCGGTGCGCGGGGTGCGGCCCTGTCGCGGCAGAGTGCGTGGCTCGTGATCCAGCAGGCGGCTGAACGTGCCCAGATCGCGGCCCACGTGTCTCCCCACACGCTCCGCCATTCCTTCGCGACTCATCTGCTGCAGGGCGGCGCCGACGTCCGCGTCGTCCAGGAACTCCTGGGTCATGCGTCCGTCGCGACGACGCAGATCTACACGCACGTGACCGTCGACGCCCTGCGCGACGTGTATCTCACCTCGCATCCCCGCGCTCGGTGA
- a CDS encoding pseudouridine synthase — protein sequence MNDQSDENRVRLQKILANAGVASRRVCEQYIVEGRVRVNGVVITELGSRVNPETDQVDVDGTAIQLDTSKRYVVLNKPTGVVSSMKDDQGRPDLRRFTADWPERLYNVGRLDAETSGLLVLTNDGELAHVLAHPSFGVTKVYIAKVSGRVLPQTIAQLTKGIELEDGPIAADKARLLDASGDTSLVELTLHSGRNRIVRRMMAAVGHPVEELVRRQFGPLHLGTLPAGRARELTTVERGALLTLARQADTPPGDPTQEQL from the coding sequence ATGAACGACCAGTCCGACGAGAACCGCGTCCGCCTGCAGAAGATCCTCGCGAATGCGGGCGTCGCCTCTCGCCGCGTCTGCGAGCAGTACATCGTCGAGGGACGCGTGCGGGTCAACGGCGTCGTGATCACCGAACTCGGCTCGCGGGTCAACCCGGAGACCGACCAGGTCGACGTCGACGGCACCGCCATCCAGCTCGACACGAGCAAGCGCTACGTCGTCCTCAACAAGCCCACCGGCGTCGTCTCCTCCATGAAGGACGACCAGGGCCGTCCCGATCTGCGCCGCTTCACCGCGGACTGGCCCGAGCGCCTCTACAACGTGGGGCGGTTGGATGCCGAGACGAGCGGCCTCCTCGTCCTCACCAACGACGGCGAGCTCGCGCACGTTCTCGCACACCCGTCGTTCGGCGTGACGAAGGTCTACATCGCGAAGGTCTCGGGCCGTGTCCTGCCGCAGACGATCGCTCAGCTCACGAAGGGCATCGAGCTCGAGGACGGCCCGATCGCGGCCGACAAGGCGCGACTGCTCGACGCGAGCGGCGACACGAGCCTGGTCGAACTCACTCTCCACTCGGGGCGGAACCGGATCGTTCGTCGCATGATGGCCGCGGTCGGTCACCCCGTTGAGGAGCTGGTACGACGCCAGTTCGGCCCACTGCACCTGGGCACGCTCCCAGCGGGCCGCGCACGCGAATTGACTACAGTGGAGCGTGGTGCGCTGTTGACTCTCGCGCGCCAGGCGGACACCCCGCCCGGGGACCCCACTCAGGAGCAGTTGTGA
- a CDS encoding ParA family protein yields MGPTGRPYHGFPTPPKLDGHGPARIISLCNQKGGVGKTTTTINLAAGLASYGRRVLAVDFDPQGALSAGLGVQTHESATIYDLLLDPKRDPNEVIVSTSVEGLDILPANIDLSAAEVHLVNEVARETILARVLRKVAGDYDVILIDCQPSLGLLTVNALTASHGVLIPLECEFFALRGVALLIETIDKVRDRLNPAITLDGVLATMYDPRTLHSREVLERVVDAFGDDVLETVIGRTVKFPDASVAGVPITKFAPEHSAAQAYLRLARELVSRGAVA; encoded by the coding sequence ATGGGGCCGACGGGTCGTCCCTACCACGGCTTCCCGACCCCTCCGAAGCTCGACGGCCACGGTCCGGCCCGCATCATCTCGCTCTGCAACCAGAAGGGCGGCGTCGGCAAGACGACGACGACCATCAACCTGGCGGCCGGACTCGCGTCTTACGGACGTCGCGTGCTGGCCGTCGACTTCGATCCCCAGGGCGCACTGTCGGCCGGCCTCGGTGTGCAGACGCACGAGTCTGCGACGATCTACGACCTGCTGCTCGACCCGAAGCGCGACCCGAACGAAGTCATCGTCTCGACGTCGGTCGAGGGTCTCGACATCCTCCCCGCCAACATCGACCTGTCGGCGGCCGAGGTGCACCTCGTCAACGAGGTCGCGCGTGAGACGATCCTCGCGCGGGTCCTCCGCAAGGTCGCCGGCGACTACGACGTCATCCTCATCGACTGCCAGCCCTCGCTCGGACTGCTCACGGTCAACGCGCTCACCGCGAGCCATGGCGTCCTCATCCCGCTCGAGTGCGAGTTCTTCGCCCTCCGCGGCGTGGCGCTCCTCATCGAGACGATCGACAAGGTGCGCGACCGGCTCAACCCCGCGATCACTCTCGACGGCGTGCTCGCCACGATGTACGACCCCCGCACCCTGCACTCCCGCGAAGTTCTCGAGCGAGTCGTCGACGCCTTCGGCGACGACGTGCTCGAGACGGTCATCGGCCGCACGGTGAAGTTCCCCGACGCTTCCGTCGCCGGTGTGCCGATCACGAAGTTCGCTCCCGAGCACTCCGCCGCCCAGGCATACCTGCGCCTCGCGCGGGAGCTGGTCTCCCGTGGCGCCGTCGCCTGA
- a CDS encoding ScpA family protein: protein MAPSPDEGPDADAAPSPADTTEAAGDRFRVSLGNFDGPFDLLLTLISKHELDITEVSLSEVTDEFISYLKGLDDDADLDQASEFLVVAATLLDMKVAGLLPQGELVDAESVALLEARDLLFARLLQYRAFKEVSAWFARCLEREGKRHTRAVRLDEKHRRAVPELVWTLSPDDFAAIAMLAFAPKEIPHVGLDHLHAPLVSIREQAAIVVTLLRDAGQLNFRELVAGVTQTGVVVARFIAVLELYRHAALSFEQLEPLGELTLRWTADRWSEENLATLGADYDR from the coding sequence GTGGCGCCGTCGCCTGACGAGGGCCCCGACGCCGACGCCGCGCCTTCTCCGGCCGACACGACCGAGGCCGCGGGAGATCGATTCCGTGTCTCGCTGGGCAACTTCGACGGGCCCTTCGACCTGTTGCTGACCCTGATCTCGAAGCACGAACTCGACATCACCGAGGTCTCGCTCAGCGAGGTGACCGACGAGTTCATCTCGTACCTCAAAGGACTCGACGACGACGCCGACCTCGACCAGGCATCCGAGTTCCTCGTCGTCGCAGCGACGCTGCTCGACATGAAGGTCGCAGGCCTTCTGCCCCAGGGCGAACTGGTGGATGCCGAGTCCGTCGCCCTCCTGGAAGCCCGAGATCTGCTGTTCGCACGGTTGCTGCAGTATCGCGCGTTCAAGGAAGTGTCCGCGTGGTTCGCCCGCTGCCTCGAACGCGAAGGCAAACGCCACACCCGGGCCGTGCGTCTCGACGAGAAGCATCGACGAGCTGTTCCTGAACTCGTCTGGACGCTGTCGCCCGACGATTTCGCGGCCATCGCGATGCTCGCGTTCGCGCCGAAGGAGATCCCGCACGTCGGGCTCGACCACCTGCACGCGCCGCTCGTCTCGATCCGGGAGCAGGCGGCGATCGTCGTCACGCTGTTGCGGGATGCCGGTCAGCTCAACTTCCGTGAGCTCGTCGCGGGTGTCACGCAGACCGGCGTGGTCGTGGCGCGCTTCATCGCCGTCCTCGAGCTCTATCGCCATGCCGCGCTCTCGTTCGAGCAGCTGGAGCCGCTCGGCGAGTTGACGCTGCGCTGGACCGCCGACCGCTGGTCCGAAGAGAACCTCGCCACACTGGGAGCCGACTATGACCGATGA
- a CDS encoding CTP synthase → MTDSSGAGRKNNDITKHIFVTGGVVSSLGKGLTAASLGNLLTARGLRVVMQKLDPYLNVDPGTMNPFQHGEVFVTDDGAETDLDIGHYERFLDIELSQAANVTTGQIYSEVIAKERRGEYLGDTVQVIPHISDEIKRRMRLQASEEPRPDVIITEVGGTVGDIESQPFIESARQIRHELGRDNVFFVHVSLVPFMGASGEQKTKPTQHSVATLRSIGIQPDALVLRSDRPVTESNKRKIALMCDVDEDAVINTVDLPSIYDIPSTLSDQGLDAYIVRRLGLDAKAGEIDWTRWNKVLNAVHNPKHEVTVGLVGKYIDLPDAYLSVTEALKAGGFAQETKVQIVWIPSDLCETPEGAAKALSAVDGIVIPGGFGIRGIEGKLGALKFAREQGLPTLGICLGLQCMVIEYARHVAGIEDASSSEFDPDTTHPVIATMAEQVDILDRGDMGGTMRLGLYEAALAEGSLAAELYGSDRATERHRHRYEVNNTYRQQIADAGLWFSGLNPDLDLVEYVELPRDVHPYYIATQAHPELRSRPTEANPLFRGLIAAALDRHRASELFDVENED, encoded by the coding sequence GTGACGGACTCTTCGGGCGCGGGACGCAAAAACAACGACATCACCAAGCACATCTTCGTGACGGGTGGTGTCGTTTCGTCTCTCGGCAAGGGCCTCACCGCCGCCAGTCTCGGTAACCTTCTCACCGCGCGCGGTCTCCGCGTCGTCATGCAGAAGCTCGACCCGTATCTGAACGTCGACCCGGGAACGATGAACCCGTTCCAGCACGGCGAGGTCTTCGTGACCGACGACGGCGCCGAGACCGACCTCGACATCGGCCACTACGAGCGCTTCCTCGACATCGAGCTGAGCCAGGCGGCGAACGTCACGACGGGCCAGATCTACTCCGAGGTCATCGCGAAGGAGCGCCGCGGCGAGTACCTGGGCGACACGGTCCAGGTCATTCCGCACATCTCGGACGAGATCAAGCGCCGCATGCGTCTGCAGGCGAGCGAAGAGCCCCGCCCCGACGTGATCATCACCGAGGTCGGCGGCACCGTCGGCGACATCGAGTCGCAGCCGTTCATCGAGTCGGCGCGGCAGATCCGCCACGAGCTGGGCCGCGACAACGTCTTCTTCGTGCACGTCTCGCTCGTGCCGTTCATGGGCGCATCGGGCGAGCAGAAGACCAAGCCCACGCAGCACTCCGTCGCGACGCTTCGCTCCATCGGCATTCAGCCCGACGCGCTCGTTCTGCGCAGCGACCGTCCCGTGACGGAGTCCAACAAGCGCAAGATCGCGCTCATGTGCGACGTCGACGAGGACGCGGTCATCAACACCGTCGACCTGCCCAGCATCTACGACATCCCCTCGACGCTCAGCGATCAGGGTCTCGACGCGTACATCGTGCGCCGCCTGGGCCTCGACGCCAAGGCGGGCGAGATCGACTGGACCCGCTGGAACAAGGTCCTGAACGCGGTCCACAACCCCAAGCACGAGGTCACCGTCGGCCTCGTCGGCAAGTACATCGACCTGCCCGACGCGTACCTGTCGGTGACCGAGGCGCTCAAGGCCGGCGGTTTCGCCCAGGAGACGAAGGTCCAGATCGTCTGGATCCCCTCCGATCTTTGCGAGACGCCGGAGGGCGCCGCGAAAGCCCTCTCCGCCGTCGACGGGATCGTGATTCCCGGTGGGTTCGGCATCCGCGGTATCGAGGGTAAGCTCGGCGCCCTCAAGTTCGCCCGCGAGCAGGGGCTTCCGACGCTCGGCATCTGCCTCGGCCTGCAGTGCATGGTCATCGAGTACGCCCGCCACGTCGCCGGCATTGAGGATGCCTCATCGAGCGAGTTCGATCCCGACACGACGCACCCGGTCATCGCGACCATGGCGGAGCAGGTCGACATCCTCGACCGCGGCGACATGGGCGGCACGATGCGCCTGGGCCTGTACGAGGCCGCGTTGGCCGAAGGGTCGCTCGCGGCCGAGCTGTACGGCTCGGACCGTGCGACCGAGCGTCACCGGCACCGCTACGAGGTCAACAACACGTACCGCCAGCAGATCGCGGATGCGGGCCTCTGGTTCTCGGGCCTGAACCCCGACCTCGACCTCGTCGAGTACGTCGAGCTTCCCCGTGACGTCCACCCGTACTACATCGCGACGCAGGCGCACCCCGAGCTCCGCTCGCGCCCGACCGAGGCGAACCCGCTGTTCCGCGGTCTCATCGCCGCAGCGCTCGACCGCCACCGCGCGAGCGAGCTGTTCGACGTCGAGAACGAGGACTGA
- a CDS encoding SMC-Scp complex subunit ScpB: protein MTDDATETEAPPRSQEPGDIARRLEAILMIIDEPQSLVSLAAAVGAPVVAVRRAVDDLVADYDGERSGPRRGFELREVGGGWRFYVRDEHDDLVAEFVNGQAPSRLSQAALETLAVIAYKQPVSRSQVASIRAVNVDSVVRTLLARGLITEAFTDPETGAINYRTTDALLGHLGINSLDELPPISPLLDDGSAGFEGETIR, encoded by the coding sequence ATGACCGATGACGCAACCGAGACCGAGGCGCCGCCCCGCTCGCAGGAGCCCGGCGACATCGCACGACGCCTCGAGGCGATCCTCATGATCATCGACGAGCCGCAGAGCCTCGTCTCGCTCGCCGCCGCCGTCGGAGCACCCGTCGTGGCTGTGCGTCGCGCCGTCGACGACCTGGTCGCCGACTATGACGGCGAACGTTCCGGACCGCGCCGCGGTTTCGAACTCCGCGAAGTCGGCGGGGGATGGCGGTTCTATGTGCGGGACGAACACGACGACCTGGTCGCCGAGTTCGTCAACGGACAGGCGCCCTCGCGACTGTCGCAGGCCGCGCTCGAGACCCTCGCCGTCATCGCCTACAAGCAACCCGTGTCGCGGAGTCAGGTCGCGTCGATCCGCGCCGTGAACGTGGACTCCGTCGTCCGGACGCTCCTCGCGCGCGGGCTCATCACAGAAGCGTTCACCGACCCCGAGACCGGGGCCATCAACTACCGCACCACCGACGCGCTGCTCGGCCACCTGGGGATCAATTCCCTCGACGAGCTGCCCCCCATCTCCCCGCTGCTGGACGACGGCTCCGCGGGATTCGAAGGAGAGACCATCCGATGA